A region from the Myripristis murdjan chromosome 23, fMyrMur1.1, whole genome shotgun sequence genome encodes:
- the slc26a5 gene encoding prestin → MNELENRPASLMDPETAGREDAEAPLLYHVERPVFDEAFVRSQLLHRREKTSLTPRQRLAQQLQCSSKRAKAVLLSSLPILTWLPSYPVKKWLFHDVVSGLSTGVVQLPQGLAYAMLAAIPPVYGLYSSFYPVLLYTFFGTSRHISIGTFAVISLMIGGVVVREAPDSMFYMQPANGTNMSAVLDVETRDAARVQLAVVLTTLVGIIQFVLGLLRFGFVAIYLTEPLVRGFTTAAAVHVFISQLKYLLGVKTRRFSGPLSAIFSVQAVLSHITDTNVTTLIMGLVCIVFLYGIKSMNERFKKKLPVPIPGEIIVVIVSTGISYGLRLSQDYRVDVVGKIPSGLLPPAVPHFSLLNNLVADAFAIAIVGFSMSISLSKIFALKHGYSVDGNQELIALGLCNFISSFFQTFAITCSMSRSLVQESTGGKTQIAGLLASLVVLLVLVAISFVFETLPQTALAAIIMVNLLGMFKQTRDIPALWRTSRIELAIWLVAFTASVLLGLDYGLMVAVTFAILTVVYRTQSPKRVILGQVPGTGMYCDVDEYEEALECSGIKIFHSNSSIYFANSDLYVNALKEKTGVDPAHLQAAWKAQKKLKNGNQSQDSPLKLRVEDKDRGVTHEVLSYNHADEQRNGQLADKHEEQDLEEAVFLKPASPVHSIILDWTPVSFIDSVGAKAIKSVIKEYAAVDVQVFIAGCNRSLLAELDRLQFFSGVVTPHMVFPTIHDAVLHCQHQKPRPPGAAAASDTT, encoded by the exons ATGAACGAGCTGGAGAA CCGTCCCGCCTCCCTGATGGATCCTGAGACGGCGGGCCGAGAGGACGCCGAGGCGCCGCTGCTGTACCACGTGGAGCGTCCCGTGTTCGACGAAGCCTTCGTCCGGTCGCAGCTGCTCCACCGCAGGGAGAAGACCTCGCTCACGCCAAGACAGAGGCTGGCCCAGCAGCTGCa GTGTTCGTCAAAGAGAGCCAAGGCGGTGCTCCTGAGCTCCCTGCCCATCCTGACATGGCTGCCGTCCTATCCGGTGAAAAAGTGGCTGTTTCACGACGTGGTTTCAGGCCTCAGCACAGGCGTCGTGCAGCTCCCCCAAG gtctgGCCTATGCCATGCTGGCTGCGATCCCTCCGGTTTATGGCCTCTACTCGTCTTTCTACCCCGTCCTGCTCTACACCTTCTTCGGCACCTCCAGACACATATCGATAG GCACCTTCGCCGTGATCAGCCTGATGATCGGGGGCGTGGTGGTGCGGGAGGCTCCGGACTCCATGTTCTACATGCAGCCCGCCAACGGCACCAACATGTCCGCCGTCCTGGACGTGGAGACGCGTGACGCCGCGAGGGTGCAGCTGGCCGTGGTGCTCACAACTCTGGTGGGAATCATCCAG ttTGTCCTGGGTCTGCTCAGGTTCGGCTTCGTGGCGATCTACCTCACCGAGCCGCTGGTGCGCGGCTTCACCACGGCGGCCGCGGTGCACGTCTTCATCTCGCAGCTCAAATACCTGCTGGGCGTGAAGACCCGGCGCTTCAGCGGGCCGCTCTCCGCCATTTTT AGCGTCCAGGCCGTGCTCAGCCACATCACCGACACCAACGTCACCACCCTCATCATGGGCCTGGTGTGCATCGTCTTCCTGTACGGCATCAAATCCATGAACGAGCGCTTCAAGAAGAAGCTGCCTGTGCCCATCCCCGGAGAGATCATCGTGGTCATCGTGTCCACGGGGATCTCCTACGGCCTCCGGCTGTCCCAGGACTACAGGGTGGACGTGGTCGGGAAGATACCATCGGG GCTCCTCCCGCCTGCAGTTCCACACTTCTCTCTTTTAAATAATTTGGTGGCGGACGCCTTCGCCATAGCGATCGTCGGTTTCTCCATGAGCATCTCTCTGTCCAAGATCTTTGCTCTGAAGCACGGATACAGCGTGGACGGCAACCAG GAGCTGATCGCCCTCGGCCTGTGTAACTTCATCAGCTCTTTCTTCCAAACCTTTGCCATCACGTGCTCCATGTCGAGAAGCCTGGTGCAGGAGAGCACTGGAGGCAAGacgcag ATTGCAGGGCTGCTGGCTTCCCTcgtggtgctgctggtgctggtggcCATTAGCTTCGTCTTCGAGACGCTGCCTCAG aCGGCGCTGGCAGCCATCATCATGGTGAACCTGCTGGGGATGTTCAAACAGACACGGGACATTCCTGCTCTGTGGAGAACCAGCAGGATCGAACTG gcGATCTGGCTGGTTGCCTTCACGGCGTCGGTGCTGCTGGGTCTGGATTACGGCCTCATGGTGGCCGTCACCTTCGCCATCCTCACCGTCGTCTACAGAACACAGAG CCCCAAACGTGTGATCCTTGGACAGGTCCCAGGCACGGGGATGTACTGTGATGTGGACGAGTATGAAGAG GCACTCGAATGTTCGGGGATTAAGATTTTCCACTCCAACTCGTCAATCTACTTTGCCAACAGTGACCTTTATGTGAACGCCCTCAAGGAGAAG ACGGGCGTGGACCCGGCACATTTACAAGCCGCCTGGAAAGCccaaaaaaaactgaagaacgGAAACCAGAGTCAGGATTCTCCACTGAAGCTGCGAGTTGAG GATAAGGACCGGGGCGTGACCCACGAGGTTTTGTCCTATAACCACGCCGACGAGCAGAGGAACGGCCAGCTGGCAGACAAACACGAAGAGCAAGACCTGGAGGAAGCTGTTTTCCTCAAACCCGCCTCCCCCGTCCACTCCATCATCCTGGACTGGACGCCTGTCAGCTTCATCGACTCCGTGGGAGCCAAAGCCATCAAATCG gTCATCAAAGAGTACGCAGCCGTGGACGTTCAGGTGTTCATAGCCGGATGCAACA GATCCCTGTTGGCTGAGCTGGACAGGTTACAGTTCTTCTCCGGGGTCGTGACCCCCCACATGGTTTTCCCCACCATCCACGATGCCGTGCTGCACTGCCAGCACCAGAAGCCCCGCCCGCCcggcgccgccgccgccagcgACACCACCTGA
- the LOC115354989 gene encoding E3 ubiquitin-protein ligase TRIM21-like has product MSAASCLLSEDQFLCSICLDVFTDPVSTPCGHNFCKTCITQHWDVNTPCQCPMCKEVFYRRPELRVNTFISEMAAQFRKSCRKKARSRSDQRCAKPGEVPCDVCTGTKLKALKSCLVCLASYCETHLEPHQRITGLKTHLLIDPVDNLEGRMCKKHDKPLELFCKTDQMCVCLICHALDHKSHDIVPLKDEYEGKKAELGKTEAEIQQMIQKRRVKIQEIKRSVELSREDAEREIADSVRVFTSLMQSVERGQAELIDMIEETQKTTEKQAEGFIKELQQEISELMRRSTEVEQLSHTEDHLHLLQSFPSLSVPPHTKNWTEVRVHRSSYEGSVRRAVAQLEETLSKEMKKLCADLELRRVQHFEVDVTLDPNTAHAALILSDDGKQVNHGDLKKNLPNNPERFSPCPCVLGQQSFSSGRFYYEVLVKGKTKWTLGVARESINRRGQITLNPNHGYWTIWLKNKNEYEALAESNVRLSLKSQPQKVGVFVDYEEGLVSFYDVDAAVLMYSYSGCSFTEKLYPFFSPCVNDGGKNSAPLIITPVSHAD; this is encoded by the coding sequence ATGTCTGCTGCCAGCTGTCTGCTATCTGAAGATCAGTTCCTgtgctccatctgtctggatgtgtTCACTGATCCAGTCAGCACACCATGTGGACACAACTTCTGCAAAACCTGCATCACACAGCACTGGGATGTTAACACTCCTTGTCAGTGTCCCATGTGTAAAGAGGTTTTCTATAGAAGACCTGAGCTGCGGGTCAACACTTTCATATCTGAGATGGCTGCTCAGTTCAGGAAGTCGTGTCGAAAGAAAGCCAGAAGCCGCTCAGACCAACGATGTGCCAAACCAGGAGAAGTTCCCTGTGACGTCTGCACcgggaccaaactgaaggccctgaagtcctgcctggtgtgtctggcctcctactgtgagactcacctggagcctcatcAGAGAATCACAGGCCTGAAAACACATCTGCTGATCGATCCTGTGGACAACCTGGAAGGCAGAATGTGTAAGAAGCATGATAAACCACTGGAGCTTTTCTGCAAGACTGAccagatgtgtgtatgtcttaTCTGCCATGCTCTAGACCACAAGTCACATGACATTGTTCCTCTGAAAGACGAATATGAAGGAAAGAAGGCTGAGCTGGGGAAGACAGAGGCTGAAATTCAGCAGATGATCCAGAAGAGACGAGTGAAGATTCAGGAAATCAAACGATCAGTGGAGCTCAGCAGggaagatgcagagagagagatagcagacAGTGTGCGGGTCTTCACTTCTCTGATGCAGTCTGTTGAGAGAGGCCAGGCTGAGCTCATTGACATGATTGAAGAGacgcagaaaacaacagagaaacaggctgaaggcttcatcaaagagctgcaacaggaaatctctgagctgatgaggagaagcactgaggtggagcagctctcacacactgaagatcacctccacctcctccaaagCTTCCCATCCCTCAGCGTTCCACCACACACCAAGAACTGGACAGAGGTCAGAGTCCATCGCTCATCATATGAGGGGAGTGTGAGGAGAGCTGTGgctcagctggaggagacgctcagtaaagagatgaagaagctGTGTGCTGATCTTGAGCTGAGGAGGGTCCAGCACTTTGAGGTGGATGTGACTCTGGATCCTAATACAGCACATGCTGCTCTCATCCTGTCTGATGATGGGAAACAAGTAAATCATGGTGATCTAAAGAAGAATCTCCCAAACAACCCAGAGAGATTTTCTCCTTGTCCCTGTGTCTTAGGACAGCAGAGTTTCTCTTCCGGAAGATTTTACTATGAAGTTCTAGTTAAAGGAAAGACTAAGTGGACTTTAGGAGTAGCCAGAGAGTCGATCAACAGGAGGGGACAAATCACACTGAACCCCAATCATGGCTACTGGACCATATGGTTGAAGAATAAAAATGAGTACGAAGCACTTGCTGAATCTAatgtccgtctctctctgaaGTCTCAGCCTCAGAAGGTGGGGGTGTTTGTGGATTATGAGGAGGGTCTGGTCTCCTTTTATGACGTAGATGCTGCAGTTCTTATGTACTCCTATAgcggctgcagcttcactgagaaaCTCTACCCATTCTTCAGTCCCTGTGTTAATGATGGTGGTAAAAACTCGGCCCCTCTGATCATCACTCCTGTCAGTCATGCAGATTAG